In a single window of the Rhopalosiphum padi isolate XX-2018 chromosome 1, ASM2088224v1, whole genome shotgun sequence genome:
- the LOC132916992 gene encoding probable serine incorporator isoform X2 yields MGALFSLCTVGQLACCCGQAACSLFACCPSCGNSTSTKVMYGLMLLVAIILSCITLAPGLQSFLQKVPFCEGDHNSGLTSNFVNNISGVSIDCKNAVGYMAVYRICFAMFIFFSLMSFIMMGVKDSRDGRAPIQNGFWGLKYLIVFAGIVGSFFIAPGSFSHIWMICGMIGGFIYLILQFVQVLDSAHSLAESWLDKWEQTEDKRWYFALLFTTVISYGLAITGLIIMYHSFTQENGCALNKFFIILTVLICLVISSISITSCVQRVHEKSGLLQSSIVSLYVVYLTWSALNSGPETQCNKSLAEILSLSNSDGSKVHFGSENFVSIGIFVLFVLYSAIKTGSSSKFSMSNSTERSNDSDLEGGPVSGNDDNSGKLFDDEKEGVAYSWSFYHFTFAMATLFLMMTLTNWYSPNSSLENLHPDYASTWIKILSCWVCAGLYVWTLVAPIILPDREF; encoded by the exons ATGGGTGCTTTATTTTCATTGTGCACGGTTGGTCAA ctgGCATGTTGTTGTGGTCAAGCAGCATGCTCTCTCTTTGCGTGTTGCCCGTCATGTGGCAATTCAACGTCGACAAAAGTGATGTATGGCCTCATGTTACTTGTAGCTATTATATTAAGCTGTATCACACTTGCCCCTGGACTGCAATCGTTTTTACAAAAA GTACCATTTTGTGAAGGTGATCATAACTCTGGTTTAACTAGTAACTTTGTCAATAATATATCTGGTGTTTCAATCGATTGTAAAAATGCTGTTGGTTACATGGCAGTTTATAGAATTTGTTTTGCCATGTTCATATTCTTTTCTCTCATGTCATTTATTATGATGGGTGTGAAGGATTCTAGGGATGGACGAGCTCCTATACAAAATgg atTTTGGGGCTTGAAATATCTTATTGTGTTTGCTGGTATTGTTGGTTCATTTTTCATTGCGCCAGGAAGCTTTAGTCACATATGGATGATTTGTGGTATGATTGGAGGTTTCATTTATCTCATCCTCCAGTTTGTACAAGTTTTAGATTCTGCCCATTCATTGGCTGAATCATGGCTGGACAAATGGGAACAAACTGAGGATAAAAGATG gtattttgcattactatttactacagTAATATCATATGGACTTGCAATTACTggacttattattatgtatcacaGTTTTACccag gAGAATGGATGTGCCTTGaacaaattttttatcatattaacagTTTTAATATGCTTAGTTATTAGTTCAATTTCAATTACTTCATGTGTACAACGTGTGCATGAAAAATCTGGTTTATTGCAATCATCCATTGTTAGCTTGTATGTGGTGTATCTTACTTGGTCAGCACTCAATAGTGGTCcag aaaCCCAATGTAATAAGAGCTTGGCAGAAATCCTGAGTCTATCTAATTCAGATGGTTCTAAAGTACATTTTGGTTCAGAAAATTTTGTCAGTATtggcatttttgttttatttgtattatattctgCTATAAAAACAGGATCATCCTCAAAATTCTCCATGAGTAATTCTACAGAAAGAA GCAATGATAGTGATCTTGAAGGAGGTCCAGTGTCTGGTAATGATGATAATTCTGGTAAACTATTTGATGATGAAAAAGAAGGAGTTGCTTATTCATGGTCATTCTATCACTTCACATTTGCAATGGCTACTTTATTCCTAATGATGACATTGACAAATTGGTACtc acCTAACTCTAGCTTAGAAAACCTTCATCCAGATTATGCTTCTACATGGATTAAGATATTATCTTGTTGGGTTTGTGCTGGACTTTATGTTTGGACATTAGTAGCACCAATTATATTACCAGATCGTGAATTTTAA
- the LOC132916992 gene encoding probable serine incorporator isoform X1 translates to MGALFSLCTVGQLACCCGQAACSLFACCPSCGNSTSTKVMYGLMLLVAIILSCITLAPGLQSFLQKVPFCEGDHNSGLTSNFVNNISGVSIDCKNAVGYMAVYRICFAMFIFFSLMSFIMMGVKDSRDGRAPIQNGFWGLKYLIVFAGIVGSFFIAPGSFSHIWMICGMIGGFIYLILQFVQVLDSAHSLAESWLDKWEQTEDKRWYFALLFTTVISYGLAITGLIIMYHSFTQENGCALNKFFIILTVLICLVISSISITSCVQRVHEKSGLLQSSIVSLYVVYLTWSALNSGPETQCNKSLAEILSLSNSDGSKVHFGSENFVSIGIFVLFVLYSAIKTGSSSKFSMSNSTERIGNDSDLEGGPVSGNDDNSGKLFDDEKEGVAYSWSFYHFTFAMATLFLMMTLTNWYSPNSSLENLHPDYASTWIKILSCWVCAGLYVWTLVAPIILPDREF, encoded by the exons ATGGGTGCTTTATTTTCATTGTGCACGGTTGGTCAA ctgGCATGTTGTTGTGGTCAAGCAGCATGCTCTCTCTTTGCGTGTTGCCCGTCATGTGGCAATTCAACGTCGACAAAAGTGATGTATGGCCTCATGTTACTTGTAGCTATTATATTAAGCTGTATCACACTTGCCCCTGGACTGCAATCGTTTTTACAAAAA GTACCATTTTGTGAAGGTGATCATAACTCTGGTTTAACTAGTAACTTTGTCAATAATATATCTGGTGTTTCAATCGATTGTAAAAATGCTGTTGGTTACATGGCAGTTTATAGAATTTGTTTTGCCATGTTCATATTCTTTTCTCTCATGTCATTTATTATGATGGGTGTGAAGGATTCTAGGGATGGACGAGCTCCTATACAAAATgg atTTTGGGGCTTGAAATATCTTATTGTGTTTGCTGGTATTGTTGGTTCATTTTTCATTGCGCCAGGAAGCTTTAGTCACATATGGATGATTTGTGGTATGATTGGAGGTTTCATTTATCTCATCCTCCAGTTTGTACAAGTTTTAGATTCTGCCCATTCATTGGCTGAATCATGGCTGGACAAATGGGAACAAACTGAGGATAAAAGATG gtattttgcattactatttactacagTAATATCATATGGACTTGCAATTACTggacttattattatgtatcacaGTTTTACccag gAGAATGGATGTGCCTTGaacaaattttttatcatattaacagTTTTAATATGCTTAGTTATTAGTTCAATTTCAATTACTTCATGTGTACAACGTGTGCATGAAAAATCTGGTTTATTGCAATCATCCATTGTTAGCTTGTATGTGGTGTATCTTACTTGGTCAGCACTCAATAGTGGTCcag aaaCCCAATGTAATAAGAGCTTGGCAGAAATCCTGAGTCTATCTAATTCAGATGGTTCTAAAGTACATTTTGGTTCAGAAAATTTTGTCAGTATtggcatttttgttttatttgtattatattctgCTATAAAAACAGGATCATCCTCAAAATTCTCCATGAGTAATTCTACAGAAAGAA tAGGCAATGATAGTGATCTTGAAGGAGGTCCAGTGTCTGGTAATGATGATAATTCTGGTAAACTATTTGATGATGAAAAAGAAGGAGTTGCTTATTCATGGTCATTCTATCACTTCACATTTGCAATGGCTACTTTATTCCTAATGATGACATTGACAAATTGGTACtc acCTAACTCTAGCTTAGAAAACCTTCATCCAGATTATGCTTCTACATGGATTAAGATATTATCTTGTTGGGTTTGTGCTGGACTTTATGTTTGGACATTAGTAGCACCAATTATATTACCAGATCGTGAATTTTAA
- the LOC132917462 gene encoding uncharacterized protein LOC132917462: MSKDRVLVLGGCGFIGRHLVKYLVDNDLASAVRVVDKVPPQIAWLNDDHKVAFESPIVEFISANLINQSSCENVFEGFFDYAINCAGETRVDLPDVIYEEGVYKLSMNCARTAAKFGVSRYVEVSSGQLSASHKGPIKENDKVIPLTSIAKYKYEVEKQLKTIPNLNYTIVRPAIVYGIGDRTGLTPTIAIGSLYRGLGEPVRILWKGSTSCNTIHVEDICRAVWHLLKSPEAVGETYNLVDSGQTKQNMIAEIVSSLFGVKHEFLGSVLSSLCKNDFDVIASEANDKHSVPWAEACSKSGVHNTPLSPFIHKDHLNGYRIEMNGNKLINNSGFVLKHPKITVELLKEVVDDYIKMNLFPKTLLD; this comes from the exons ATGTCAAAAGACAGAGTATTAGTTTTGGGAG gctGTGGCTTTATCGGCCGTCACTTGGTCAAGTATTTAGTGGACAATGATCTAGCGTCGGCTGTGAGAGTAGTCGACAAAGTTCCACCCCAAATCGCTTGGCTCAACGATGACCATAAGGTGGCATTTGAATCACCCATAGTAGAATTTATCAGTGCCAATTTGATAAATCAAA GTTCTTGTGAAAATGTTTTTGAAGGTTTCTTTGATTATGCCATTAATTGTGCCGGAGAAACTCGTGTTGATTTACCAGACGTCATCTATGAAGAAGGAGTCTATAAACTCAGCATGAATTGTGCTCGTACTGCTGCTAAGTTTGGAGTAAGTCGTTATGTCGAAGTATCATCTGGTCAATTATCTGCCAGTCATAAAGGACCAATTAAAGAAAATGACAAAGTAATACCCCTCACATCCATTGCAAAGTACAAATATGAAGtagaaaaacaattgaaaactattccaaatttaaattatacaattgtcCGGCCAGCTATTGTGTATGGCATAGGTGACAGAACTGGACTCA CACCAACTATTGCGATTGGCTCTTTGTATCGAGGTCTAGGAGAGCCTGTTCGAATACTATGGAAAGGCAGTACATCTTGTAATACAATACATGTTGAAGACATTTGTAGAGCTGTGTGGCATTTGTTAAAATCCCCAGAAGCTGTAGGGGAAACTTACAATTTAGTGGACAGTGGTCAGACCAAACAAAATATGATTGCTGAAATTGTGTCCTCATTGTTTGGAGTTAAACATGAATTTCTGGGCTCAGTTCTTTCGTCTTTATGTAAA AATGATTTTGATGTTATTGCATCTGAAGCAAATGACAAACATTCAGTACCATGGGCCGAAGCTTGTTCAAAATCTGGTGTTCATAACACTCCTCTGTCACCATTCATTCATAAAGACCACTTGAATGGTTATCGTATTGAAATGAATggcaataaattaatcaataattctGGATTTGTATTGAAACATCCAAAGATTACAGTTGAACTACTGAAAgag gTTGTTGATGACTACATTAAAATGAATCTATTTCCTAAAACATTGCTAGACTAA
- the LOC132932255 gene encoding large ribosomal subunit protein eL15, with protein sequence MGGYKYVQEVYRKKQSDVLRYLLRIRVWQYRQMTRVHRAPRPTRPDKARRLGYKAKQGFSIFRVRIRRGGRKRPVPKGATYGKPKSHGVNELKPKRCLQSIAEERVGRRCGGLRVLNSYWVGQDSTFKFYEVITVDTAHPAIRRDAKINWICNAVHKHRELRGKTSAGRKSRGLGKGHGFSQTTGGSRKACWKRKNTLQLHRKR encoded by the exons ATGGGTGGTTATAAGTACGTGCAAGAAGTGTACCGAAAGAAGCAGAGCGATGTACTACGTTATTTATTGCGTATTCGCGTCTGGCAGTATAGACAGATGACTCGCGTACACCGCGCGCCACGTCCTACAAGACCCGACAAAGCTAGACGGTTGGGGTACAAAGCTAAACAAG gATTTTCCATATTTAGAGTACGTATCAGGCGTGGTGGCCGCAAGCGTCCAGTACCTAAAGGTGCTACTTATGGTAAGCCCAAAAGCCATGGAGTTAATGAATTGAAACCTAAACGCTGTCTGCAATCAATTGCTGAG gaAAGAGTTGGACGTCGTTGTGGAGGTCTCCGTGTCTTAAACTCTTACTGGGTAGGACAAGACTCTACTTTCAAATTCTACGAAGTCATCACTGTTGATACCGCACACCCA gCCATCCGTAGAGATGCCAAGATCAATTGGATCTGCAATGCTGTGCATAAGCACAGAGAATTGCGAGGAAAGACTTCAGCTGGTCGCAAGTCCCGTGGTCTTGGAAAAGGACATGGTTTCTCACAAACAACCGGTGGATCAAGAAAGGCATGTTGGAAGCGCAAGAACACCTTGCAACTTCACAGAAAACGataa
- the LOC132917549 gene encoding proteasome subunit beta type-5 — protein sequence MAMLSLCGLSDDTLFKSKCEVEENEAFETFRSDNTVNQMNLYSLPGNPVENMRMITARDTMGRPIELNFHHGTTTLGFLYQGGIVLAVDSRATGGQYIGSQCMKKIVEINDFMLGTLAGGAADCVYWDRVLSKQCRLHELRNKERISVTAASKIMSNMIYYYKGYGLSIGMMLAGYDKNGPSLFYIDNDGSRTPGKVFSVGSGSIYAFGVLDSGYKWDLTDEEAQKLGQRAIFHATHRDAYSGGIVRVYHITKDGWKHIKNEDCDEIYDRVKNEAK from the exons ATGGCTATGTTATCTTTGTGTGGATTATCCGATGACACTCTATTCAAAAGTAAATGCGAAGTTGAAGAAAATGAAGCATTTGAAACTTTCCGGAGTGACAATACCGTAAACCAAATGAATTTGTACTCACTTCCTGGAAAC CCTGTTGAAAACATGCGTATGATAACAGCTCGTGATACAATGGGTCGTCCAATTGAGTTAAACTTTCACCATGGTACTACAACATTAGGATTTTTATACCAAGGAGGCATAGTGTTAGCAGTTGATTCTCGTGCTACTGGAGGACAGTACATTGGTTCacaatgtatgaaaaaaatcgTTGAAATCAATGATTTTATGTTAGGTACATTAGCTGGTGGTGCAGCTGATTGTGTTTACTGGGATCGTGTTCTCTCAAAACAATGCAGACTTCACGAATTAAGAAACAAAGAACGCATTAGTGTTACAGCTGCTTCTAAAATTATgtcaaatatgatttattattataaagggtATGGATTATCTATTGGAATGATGTTAGCTggatatgataaaaat ggtccatcattattttacattgacAATGATGGTTCCAGAACACCAGGTAAAGTTTTTTCGGTAGGTTCTGGATCAATTTATGCTTTTGGTGTTCTTGATTCTGGCTATAAGTGGGATTTAACTGATGAAGAAGCTCAAAAACTTGGCCAAAGAGCTATCTTCCATGCCACTCATCGAGATGCTTACAGTGGTGGAATTGTTCgag TATATCACATCACTAAAGATGGATGGAAACATATAAAGAATGAAGATTGTGATGAAATATATGACAGAGTAAAGAATGaagctaaataa